Proteins from a single region of Urocitellus parryii isolate mUroPar1 chromosome 4, mUroPar1.hap1, whole genome shotgun sequence:
- the LOC113191378 gene encoding T-cell ecto-ADP-ribosyltransferase 1-like — protein sequence MTSQSVLDMANNTFDDQYEGCIEAMEEKAPQLLKEELSVNENFKNKWEKAEKKWKQIKSKVNYPENFNDFHGTAIVAYTGEIAIDFNRAVREFRLNPQKFQYKAFHYYLTRALQLLRTSQCNQVFRGSHTKFYYSGAGSVRFGQFTSSSLNRNIAVSPVFLGAHGTLFVIRTCLGVNIKEFSFYSKEEEVLIPGYEVYQKVTVKQTGKNHNEISLEAPQKRKSNFNCLYAHSTPIHSKSNINFKSSGPVFPLLLLVLLLAEP from the exons ATGACCAGCCAATCAGTCCTCGACATGGCCAACAACACATTTGATGATCAGTATGAGGGCTGTATCGAAGCAATGGAGGAAAAGGCACCCCAGCTGTTAAAAGAAGAGCTAAGcgtgaatgaaaattttaaaaataaatgggaaaaagctgagaaaaaatggaagcaaataaAGTCCAAAGTAAACTATCCAGAAAATTTCAATGATTTCCATGGAACTGCTATAGTGGCCTATACTGGGGAAATTGCAATAGATTTTAACCGAGCTGTAAGAGAATTCAGACTAAATCCACAGAAGTTTCAGTACAAGGCCTTCCATTATTATTTGACAAGAGCTCTTCAGCTTCTGAGGACATCCCAGTGTAACCAAGTTTTTAGAGGCTCTCATACCAAATTTTATTACAGTGGGGCCGGTAGTGTACGATTTGGGCAATTCACTTCGTCATCTTTGAATAGAAATATAGCTGTTTCTCCAGTATTTCTTGGTGCTCATGGGACATTGTTTGTTATCAGAACCTGTTTGGGTGTTAATATCAAAGAATTCTCTTTCTACTCTAAAGAAGAGGAAGTGTTAATACCAGGATATGAAGTGTATCAGAAGGTCACCGTAAAACAAACTGgtaaaaatcacaatgaaatttCCCTCGAAGCTCCCCAAAAACGAAAGAGTAACTTCAATTGCTTATATGCTCATTCTACTCCAATTCACAGCAAATCAAACATCAATTTCAAGAGTTCAG GCCCTGTGTTcccgctgctgctgctggtgctgctgcTTGCTGAGCCATAG